One stretch of Rhodopirellula halodulae DNA includes these proteins:
- a CDS encoding CpaF family protein: MSESNLRARLGKVGRPTKLKPDGAKPERLAEGNSNAHAEPARRSRAVTVKGRLHGQLLDDLDRRGLLSADSDQLKEEVDVFVADVVANEQLPLNESERSRLSADLLEETLGLGPLAPLMADPTVTDILVNGPDHVFVERYGKLELTDVEFRDTDHLTRIISRIATRVGRRIDESQPMVDARLPDGSRVNATLPPVTLDGPTLSIRRFGRRRLRAEELQRLGMFSSTMAEFFSIAVKSRLNILISGGTGSGKSTFLGAICESIPDDERVVTVEDAAELVLDQLHVVRMETRPANVEGRGQITARDLVVNALRMRPDRIIVGEVRAGESLDMLQAMNTGHDGSLTTVHANSPRDAISRLSTMVLMSGMELPAAAIREQIVSAIDLILHVRRYEDGVRRVESVDELVGLEGNTPQLQQLFRFDVQGRKGKRLQGKHVATGTVPRLVDKLRARAIDIPTAWFEKDGGTTT, translated from the coding sequence TCGGCAAAGTCGGCCGTCCCACTAAGCTGAAACCTGACGGTGCCAAGCCGGAACGATTGGCCGAAGGCAATAGCAACGCCCATGCGGAACCCGCGCGACGAAGTCGAGCCGTCACCGTCAAAGGACGCTTGCACGGACAACTGCTCGATGACTTGGATCGTCGTGGGTTGCTGAGTGCGGATAGCGACCAATTGAAGGAAGAGGTCGATGTGTTTGTCGCGGACGTGGTGGCCAACGAACAACTGCCACTGAACGAATCCGAACGCTCACGGTTGTCCGCGGACTTGTTGGAGGAAACATTGGGTCTGGGGCCACTGGCCCCGTTGATGGCCGATCCGACGGTGACCGACATCCTGGTCAACGGTCCTGATCATGTCTTCGTCGAACGTTATGGCAAACTGGAACTGACCGACGTTGAGTTTCGAGACACCGATCACCTGACGCGAATCATTTCGCGAATTGCAACTCGGGTTGGCCGCCGCATCGATGAATCGCAACCCATGGTGGATGCTCGTTTGCCGGATGGGAGCCGTGTGAACGCGACGTTGCCTCCGGTCACATTGGATGGCCCCACGTTATCCATTCGCCGTTTCGGGCGGCGACGTTTGCGAGCCGAAGAGTTACAGCGATTGGGCATGTTCAGTTCCACCATGGCGGAGTTCTTTTCGATCGCCGTGAAATCGCGATTAAATATCTTGATCAGCGGCGGAACGGGCAGCGGAAAGAGCACCTTTCTCGGTGCCATTTGCGAAAGCATTCCTGACGACGAACGTGTCGTCACGGTCGAGGATGCCGCGGAGTTGGTGCTCGATCAATTGCACGTGGTGCGGATGGAAACCCGGCCAGCCAATGTCGAGGGGCGAGGCCAGATCACGGCCCGCGATTTGGTCGTCAACGCTTTGCGAATGCGTCCTGACCGGATCATCGTGGGGGAAGTCCGCGCGGGGGAGTCGTTGGACATGTTGCAAGCGATGAACACCGGGCACGATGGTTCGCTGACGACGGTTCACGCCAACAGCCCGCGTGACGCGATTTCTCGATTGTCGACGATGGTGTTGATGAGCGGTATGGAATTGCCCGCGGCCGCGATCCGGGAGCAAATCGTTTCCGCGATTGACCTGATCTTGCATGTTCGCCGCTATGAAGATGGTGTCCGACGCGTTGAATCCGTTGATGAACTGGTTGGTTTGGAAGGAAACACACCCCAATTGCAACAACTGTTTCGATTTGACGTGCAAGGTCGCAAAGGAAAGCGATTGCAAGGAAAGCATGTTGCGACAGGAACGGTTCCGCGATTGGTCGACAAGCTCCGCGCTCGTGCGATCGACATCCCGACCGCTTGGTTCGAAAAAGACGGCGGAACCACCACGTGA